In Dyadobacter sp. NIV53, a single window of DNA contains:
- a CDS encoding phosphoribosyltransferase family protein, which yields MTDNSTTSRRQILSSHQTSQKIRRIAFEIYEENFEETGIILAGIAGEGYEFAKRLANELNDISPLDVQLIELLFDKNIHHQSPILFNQETQVENQVVVVTDDVLNTGRTLAFALEPFLKVRMKKVQVAVVVDRSHHLFPVHADYVGYSLSTTISEHVEVILSREEEEGVYLK from the coding sequence ATGACCGATAACAGCACTACATCAAGACGCCAGATATTAAGTTCTCATCAGACCAGTCAGAAAATCCGGCGTATCGCTTTTGAGATTTATGAAGAGAATTTCGAGGAGACAGGAATTATTCTGGCAGGGATTGCGGGTGAAGGTTATGAATTTGCAAAACGTCTGGCGAACGAACTAAATGATATTTCTCCGTTAGATGTGCAATTGATTGAACTCCTTTTTGATAAAAATATACATCACCAAAGCCCAATTCTTTTTAACCAGGAAACACAGGTTGAAAATCAGGTTGTGGTAGTAACGGATGATGTATTAAACACAGGCAGAACGCTGGCTTTTGCCCTGGAACCATTCCTGAAAGTCCGAATGAAAAAAGTACAGGTAGCCGTAGTTGTTGATAGAAGCCATCATTTATTTCCGGTTCATGCTGATTATGTTGGTTATTCGTTAAGTACCACCATCAGTGAGCATGTTGAGGTAATTTTAAGCCGGGAAGAGGAAGAAGGGGTTTATCTGAAGTAA
- a CDS encoding type II toxin-antitoxin system RelE/ParE family toxin → MSYKLSSIPLFDKQAKRLAKKYPSLKTDLIELFKTLSEDPEKGTALGNNFYKIRLAISSKGKGKSGGARIITYVKILETTVILTSIYDKSERSNISEKELEQIFKEVS, encoded by the coding sequence ATGAGTTATAAATTATCTTCCATTCCTCTTTTTGATAAACAGGCTAAACGGTTAGCTAAAAAATATCCATCTTTAAAAACGGATTTAATTGAATTGTTCAAAACGCTTTCAGAAGATCCCGAAAAAGGAACAGCTTTAGGTAATAATTTTTATAAAATTCGTTTAGCAATTTCTTCAAAGGGCAAAGGGAAATCCGGAGGTGCAAGAATAATAACTTATGTTAAAATTTTAGAAACAACAGTAATTCTTACTTCAATTTACGATAAATCTGAAAGGAGTAATATTTCTGAAAAAGAACTTGAACAAATTTTCAAGGAAGTTTCCTGA
- a CDS encoding alpha-galactosidase has translation MFLKKIQIIALFMFAVAGNHVFAQNIITIPIETRENALVMQTDADNHLFIIYFGKKLSQTSEYQSIPAQSTQHDDNSGIHNSAYTPSGTWSISEPALQVTHADGNKSSDLVYVSHKTTKENDNISVTSIILKDPVYQVEVTLFYKIYSNENVIEQWSNIHSDEKSEIILQKYASSNLYFIAKDYYLTHYNGTWAREMQPEEEQLTAGIRVLDSKLGTRANLFQPPSFLLSFDKPASETEGKVLLGTLAWSGNFRMDFEVDSYHNLRLIAGINNYASEYPLASKQDFKTPSFIYTYSENGKGEASRNLHNWARRYRILDGEGSRLTLLNNWEATYFDFNEEKLSALFKDGKKLGVDLFLLDDGWFANKYQRNNDKAGLGDWQENVKKLPNGIGHLVKEATNTGIKFGIWVEPEMVNPKSELYEKHPDWVIKQPARPEHYMRNQLPLDLSNPEVQNFVFGVIDKLFTENPAIAYIKWDCNAITFNAYSPYLEKSKQKQSQLYVDYVRGLYKVLEKLRAKYPKVPMMLCSGGGGRVDYEALKYFTEFWPSDNTDPMERIFMQWEYSYFFPALAQSNHVTDWGKQPLKFRTDVAMMGKLGYDIVISHLNEKDLQFSKQAVSTYNSIKDIVWHGDLFRLVDPKKNDYAALMFSSKDKKRAVLFSYLVNNRYEAGSDVPFRLQGLEASKKYRIKELNLYPETKTAIKEDQTYSGDYLMTVGFNPMVNTRRTSVIMEIMEAQ, from the coding sequence ATGTTTCTTAAAAAAATTCAGATAATCGCGTTATTCATGTTTGCTGTTGCAGGAAATCATGTATTTGCCCAAAATATTATTACCATTCCCATTGAAACCAGGGAAAATGCTTTGGTCATGCAAACGGATGCGGACAACCATTTATTTATTATTTATTTTGGCAAAAAACTTAGTCAGACCTCTGAATATCAGTCAATACCTGCGCAAAGCACGCAACATGATGATAATTCGGGAATACATAATTCAGCTTATACACCTTCTGGTACATGGAGTATTTCGGAACCTGCCCTTCAGGTTACTCATGCCGACGGAAACAAATCTTCGGATCTGGTTTATGTCAGTCATAAAACAACCAAAGAGAATGACAATATCAGTGTTACCAGTATTATTTTAAAAGATCCCGTTTATCAGGTTGAAGTAACATTGTTTTACAAAATTTATTCCAATGAAAATGTAATAGAACAATGGAGTAATATCCACAGCGACGAAAAAAGTGAAATAATACTGCAGAAATATGCTTCTTCGAACCTTTATTTTATCGCAAAAGATTATTACCTGACACATTATAACGGAACCTGGGCCAGGGAGATGCAGCCCGAAGAAGAACAGCTCACGGCGGGAATACGTGTACTGGATTCAAAATTAGGAACGAGAGCAAACTTGTTTCAGCCACCAAGTTTTTTACTATCCTTTGACAAGCCTGCTTCTGAAACTGAAGGTAAAGTTTTGCTTGGAACACTCGCCTGGTCAGGAAATTTCAGAATGGACTTTGAAGTGGATTCTTATCATAACCTTCGTTTAATTGCCGGTATCAATAATTATGCTTCAGAATATCCTCTTGCATCAAAGCAGGATTTTAAAACGCCTTCTTTCATTTACACTTATTCGGAAAACGGCAAAGGTGAAGCCAGTCGTAACTTACATAACTGGGCAAGAAGATACAGGATCCTGGATGGCGAAGGTTCCAGGCTAACTCTGCTTAACAATTGGGAAGCCACTTATTTCGATTTTAATGAGGAAAAACTTTCAGCCCTTTTTAAAGACGGCAAAAAATTAGGAGTTGATTTATTCTTACTGGATGACGGCTGGTTTGCCAATAAATACCAACGTAACAATGATAAGGCCGGATTGGGAGACTGGCAGGAAAATGTTAAAAAACTACCAAATGGAATTGGTCATTTGGTAAAAGAAGCAACAAATACGGGTATCAAATTTGGCATTTGGGTAGAACCTGAAATGGTCAATCCAAAGAGCGAATTATACGAAAAGCATCCTGATTGGGTAATAAAGCAACCTGCCCGGCCGGAACATTATATGCGCAACCAGCTGCCTCTCGATTTATCAAATCCAGAAGTTCAGAATTTTGTGTTTGGCGTTATAGACAAACTTTTTACAGAAAATCCTGCAATAGCGTATATCAAGTGGGATTGTAATGCGATTACTTTCAATGCTTATTCTCCATATCTTGAAAAAAGCAAGCAAAAACAATCCCAGTTATATGTGGATTATGTTCGCGGGCTTTATAAAGTTCTGGAAAAACTCCGGGCAAAATATCCAAAAGTTCCAATGATGTTATGCTCTGGCGGCGGCGGGCGCGTTGATTATGAAGCGTTGAAATATTTCACAGAATTCTGGCCAAGCGATAATACGGATCCAATGGAAAGGATATTTATGCAATGGGAATATTCATACTTTTTTCCTGCACTTGCCCAGAGTAACCACGTAACAGACTGGGGAAAGCAACCATTAAAATTCCGTACTGATGTAGCCATGATGGGAAAATTAGGCTATGATATTGTGATAAGTCATCTTAATGAAAAAGATCTGCAATTCAGTAAGCAAGCAGTTTCGACATACAATTCAATTAAAGATATTGTTTGGCATGGTGATTTGTTCCGGTTGGTTGATCCAAAAAAGAATGATTATGCAGCGTTAATGTTTAGTTCAAAAGACAAAAAACGTGCAGTATTATTTTCATATCTTGTCAATAACCGTTATGAAGCAGGATCCGATGTTCCATTCAGATTACAGGGACTCGAAGCATCTAAAAAATATAGAATAAAAGAACTGAATCTGTATCCCGAAACAAAAACAGCAATTAAAGAAGACCAAACTTATTCTGGAGATTATTTGATGACAGTCGGGTTTAATCCTATGGTAAATACGAGGAGAACCAGTGTAATTATGGAGATAATGGAGGCACAATAA
- a CDS encoding KUP/HAK/KT family potassium transporter encodes MESKHKLDKISAAGILVAFGIIYGDIGTSPLYVMQAIILHERITEEIIYGSISCILWTLTLQTTIKYVILILRADNRGEGGIFALYALVRKHAKWLTVPAVIGGSTLLADGIITPPISVSSAVEGLQLIYPNIQTIPIVISILTLIFVIQAFGTKVVGRAFGPIMVTWFIMLGVLGLFQIMEHPEILKAFNPKYGFDLITKHPGGFWMLGAVFLCTTGAEALYSDLGHCGRENIRISWIFVKICLLLNYFGQGAWLLSEVGNLLDARKPFYEIMPEWWLLPGVIIATLAAIIASQAVITGSFTLISEAIRLNFWPKVRLVYPSDQKGQLYVPSINWLLWLGCTGVVLYFKQSSNMEAAYGLAITLTMIMTTILFSYYLYMKRLNLYIVIVFMLLYLFIEGLFLGANLLKFTHGGWFTILVGVLVAGLMTVWLRAFYIKLRLTEYTKLDKFIPALHELSRDISIPKYATHLVFMTNASRATEIETKVIYSIFQKRPKRADIYWFLHVDTTDDPYTMEYKVMADDDDDDNVIKINFKLGFRVEQRINLFFRKVVEDMVMNKEVDITSRYESLNRQNITGDFRFVVLERFLSFENDLPLVEQLVMKTYFFVKDFTTPEDKWFGLDSSSVKVEKVPLIIRPVENVKLRRIYS; translated from the coding sequence ATGGAATCCAAGCATAAACTAGACAAAATATCTGCTGCCGGCATACTCGTTGCGTTCGGCATTATATATGGAGACATTGGTACTTCGCCACTCTATGTAATGCAGGCAATCATTCTTCACGAAAGAATTACAGAGGAAATAATTTACGGCTCAATCTCATGTATCCTATGGACATTAACTTTACAAACAACAATAAAATATGTAATTCTAATTTTACGTGCTGACAACCGGGGTGAAGGAGGTATATTCGCTCTATATGCCCTGGTCAGAAAACATGCAAAATGGCTGACTGTACCTGCCGTGATCGGAGGTAGTACTCTGCTGGCAGATGGTATCATTACTCCCCCTATTTCAGTATCATCCGCGGTTGAAGGATTACAGCTCATTTACCCAAACATCCAGACTATACCAATCGTTATCAGCATTTTAACGTTGATATTCGTTATCCAGGCATTTGGAACGAAGGTTGTGGGAAGAGCTTTCGGGCCAATTATGGTTACATGGTTTATCATGCTTGGCGTGCTGGGACTTTTCCAGATCATGGAACATCCTGAAATATTAAAGGCCTTCAATCCAAAATACGGTTTTGATCTGATCACGAAACATCCTGGTGGTTTCTGGATGCTCGGTGCAGTATTTCTTTGTACCACTGGTGCAGAAGCGCTCTATTCTGATCTGGGACATTGCGGCCGTGAAAATATCCGTATCAGCTGGATTTTCGTAAAAATATGTTTGTTGCTGAATTACTTCGGACAAGGAGCCTGGTTACTCTCAGAAGTTGGCAACCTGCTTGATGCACGCAAACCATTCTACGAAATTATGCCCGAATGGTGGCTGCTGCCGGGCGTTATCATCGCCACATTGGCTGCTATTATTGCGAGCCAGGCCGTTATTACAGGTTCTTTTACATTAATTTCCGAAGCTATACGGTTAAATTTCTGGCCAAAAGTTCGTTTGGTATACCCAAGTGATCAAAAAGGACAATTATATGTTCCAAGTATTAACTGGCTGTTATGGCTTGGTTGTACCGGAGTTGTTCTTTATTTCAAGCAATCGTCCAATATGGAAGCTGCTTATGGGCTAGCCATTACACTAACCATGATCATGACGACGATCCTGTTTTCATATTATCTTTATATGAAACGGCTCAACCTCTACATCGTTATAGTTTTTATGCTGCTTTATCTCTTCATCGAAGGGCTGTTCCTGGGAGCTAATCTCTTGAAATTTACACATGGAGGCTGGTTTACAATTCTGGTGGGCGTTTTGGTTGCAGGTTTAATGACAGTTTGGTTAAGAGCATTTTATATCAAATTACGTTTGACAGAATATACCAAACTGGATAAATTTATTCCTGCATTGCATGAATTAAGCCGTGATATCAGTATTCCAAAATACGCAACGCACCTGGTTTTTATGACCAATGCTTCCCGTGCTACGGAAATTGAAACCAAGGTAATTTATTCTATTTTCCAAAAACGCCCGAAAAGGGCAGATATCTATTGGTTTTTACACGTTGATACCACAGATGATCCCTACACAATGGAATACAAAGTAATGGCTGACGATGATGATGACGACAATGTGATCAAAATTAATTTCAAACTTGGTTTCCGTGTTGAACAACGAATTAACTTGTTTTTCCGTAAGGTGGTGGAAGATATGGTGATGAATAAGGAAGTTGATATTACCAGTCGCTATGAATCACTGAACCGTCAGAATATAACCGGGGATTTTCGTTTTGTCGTTCTGGAGCGTTTTCTATCTTTTGAAAATGACCTCCCATTGGTTGAACAGCTGGTTATGAAAACTTATTTCTTCGTAAAAGATTTTACCACACCAGAAGACAAATGGTTTGGCCTTGACAGCAGTTCTGTGAAAGTGGAAAAGGTACCACTTATTATCCGCCCGGTTGAAAACGTAAAACTGCGCCGGATTTACAGTTAA
- a CDS encoding Nramp family divalent metal transporter, which translates to MLENFIAKYSEKIDSSDQPNQLASLSEVHSSIAIPEGAGFWKKMMAFAGPGLMVSVGYIDPGNWATDIEGGSRFGYTLLSVILISNLFAMLLQHLSLKLGIASGRDLAQACRDNYSRPVSMVLWVLSEIAIAATDLAEVIGSAIALNLLFGLPLPIGVVFTAFDVLIVLYFQQKGFRIIESIVAGLMGIILLSFLYEMIVSQPSLSGIAGGLLPKLEIVTHPGMLYIAIGILGATVMPHNLYLHSSIVQTRAFKRDDEGKKSAIKFATIDSTFSLGLAFFINGSILILAATAFHLNGHFEIADITDAYHLLDPILGVSLAGVFFALALLASGQSSTLTGTLAGQIVMEGFLNIRLKPWLRRLITRGIAIIPALIVATMYGEKGTAELLVFSQVILSLQLSFAIVPLVLFTSSKKIMGQFANSKIMTGLSWLITLVIISLNVILLYRTLF; encoded by the coding sequence ATGTTAGAAAATTTTATTGCCAAATATTCAGAAAAAATAGATAGCTCCGACCAGCCAAATCAGTTAGCGTCCTTATCCGAAGTACATTCTTCCATTGCTATTCCAGAAGGTGCAGGTTTCTGGAAAAAAATGATGGCTTTTGCCGGACCAGGGCTAATGGTGTCAGTTGGTTATATAGATCCGGGCAACTGGGCAACAGACATTGAAGGAGGCTCACGCTTCGGTTACACATTGCTTTCAGTCATTTTGATATCCAATTTGTTTGCAATGCTTTTACAGCATTTGTCTTTAAAACTGGGTATTGCCTCCGGAAGAGACCTGGCCCAGGCTTGTCGGGATAATTACTCCCGGCCTGTTTCCATGGTACTTTGGGTATTGTCAGAAATCGCAATTGCAGCAACAGATCTTGCTGAAGTAATTGGTTCGGCGATTGCTTTAAACCTGCTATTTGGCTTACCATTGCCAATTGGCGTTGTTTTTACAGCATTTGACGTACTGATCGTTTTATATTTTCAGCAAAAAGGATTCCGTATTATTGAAAGTATAGTGGCGGGCCTGATGGGTATTATACTTTTGAGCTTTTTATACGAAATGATCGTGTCACAGCCTTCTCTTTCGGGAATTGCCGGTGGCCTGCTTCCTAAGCTCGAAATCGTTACGCACCCCGGAATGTTATACATCGCAATTGGTATCCTGGGAGCCACAGTAATGCCCCATAATCTGTATCTCCATTCAAGCATTGTACAGACACGCGCTTTCAAACGGGATGATGAAGGAAAAAAATCAGCAATTAAATTTGCAACCATTGACTCTACATTTTCCCTTGGACTTGCATTTTTTATAAATGGCTCCATATTAATTCTTGCGGCTACGGCATTTCACCTCAACGGGCATTTTGAAATTGCTGATATTACAGACGCTTATCATCTGCTTGATCCTATACTTGGGGTTAGCCTCGCAGGGGTTTTCTTTGCTCTTGCATTGTTAGCTTCCGGTCAGAGTTCTACACTTACCGGTACGCTGGCAGGTCAGATCGTGATGGAAGGATTTCTGAATATCCGACTTAAACCTTGGCTCAGAAGACTTATAACCAGAGGAATAGCAATAATTCCTGCATTGATCGTTGCTACAATGTATGGTGAAAAAGGCACTGCTGAACTGTTGGTTTTCAGTCAGGTTATACTTTCGCTGCAACTTAGTTTTGCTATAGTCCCACTTGTACTTTTCACTTCAAGCAAAAAGATCATGGGGCAGTTTGCTAATTCTAAGATAATGACCGGATTAAGCTGGCTAATCACATTGGTGATCATTAGTTTAAACGTTATTCTGCTTTACCGGACGCTATTTTAA
- a CDS encoding metal-dependent transcriptional regulator, with translation MQNSFTEENYLKIIHALSGREGLEVSTNALAESTSTRAASVTDMLRKLAEKGLIHYKKYQGVTLTGKGEKVAINVIRKHRLWEVFLVEKLGFGWDEVHDIAEELEHIPSEILVEKLDTFLGHPKFDPHGDPIPDSKGNLTEPDYLILTDVNIGEKVLMKGVMDHAPSFLQHLDRSGITLGCVLELTEINEYDKSASVRIDNNQTLFISLEVSKNLLVQRL, from the coding sequence ATGCAGAACTCCTTCACAGAAGAAAATTATTTAAAGATCATTCACGCACTATCAGGCCGTGAAGGTTTGGAGGTCAGTACCAATGCCCTGGCTGAAAGCACATCTACGCGTGCTGCCTCGGTTACAGATATGTTACGTAAACTGGCGGAAAAAGGATTAATTCATTACAAAAAATATCAGGGCGTAACGTTGACCGGGAAAGGAGAGAAGGTTGCAATCAACGTAATTCGCAAACACCGGTTATGGGAAGTGTTTCTGGTTGAAAAACTAGGTTTCGGCTGGGATGAAGTGCACGACATCGCCGAAGAACTGGAACATATCCCTTCTGAAATACTGGTGGAAAAGCTGGATACTTTTTTAGGGCATCCAAAATTTGATCCGCATGGCGACCCGATACCTGATTCAAAAGGAAACCTAACTGAACCTGATTATCTTATTCTGACTGACGTCAATATTGGCGAAAAAGTCTTAATGAAAGGTGTTATGGACCATGCTCCGTCATTTTTACAGCACCTGGACCGATCGGGCATTACATTGGGGTGTGTTTTGGAATTAACAGAAATTAACGAATATGATAAGTCGGCATCCGTACGGATCGACAACAATCAAACGTTGTTCATTAGTCTTGAAGTTTCTAAAAACTTATTAGTTCAGCGTCTTTAA
- a CDS encoding LptF/LptG family permease, which yields MRLKILDRYLIKNFLITYVFVAFVIVLIICMIDYTEKVDDFLDKKAPLRAIIIDYYLNLIPYWINYISPLMVFIATVFFTSRIAARTEIIAILSSGISFGRLLLPYMIGAGILGALTFLQVGWILPIANKVRNSFEKKYVKQEFYFSGRNVHITIAPDVYAYLESYNTASKTGNKFTMETIKGNELKQKFSAEKIIWQPKKGKWNLQNYQIRTLDSLGEKITTGAEIDTTINLSPKDFESDYNLFETFTLPELNNYIDLLRSRGADGLEVYLIEKYIRFTQPFAILILTAIGVIVSARKSRKGVGWQIALGFMLAFVYILFFLLSKGVAEAGTISTLFAVWLPNIVFSFIGLVLYKTLPR from the coding sequence ATGAGATTAAAAATACTCGATCGTTACCTGATCAAAAATTTCCTGATTACTTACGTTTTTGTCGCTTTTGTGATCGTACTGATCATTTGCATGATTGACTATACGGAAAAGGTTGACGATTTTCTGGATAAAAAAGCGCCGTTACGTGCCATTATAATAGATTATTATCTCAATCTGATACCTTACTGGATCAATTATATCAGTCCGCTGATGGTATTTATTGCCACAGTATTTTTTACATCCCGTATTGCTGCCAGGACAGAAATTATTGCAATCCTGAGCAGTGGTATCAGTTTTGGCAGATTATTACTTCCTTATATGATCGGTGCGGGAATCTTAGGAGCGCTCACATTTTTACAGGTAGGCTGGATACTGCCAATTGCAAACAAAGTCAGAAATAGCTTTGAGAAAAAATATGTAAAACAGGAGTTCTATTTCAGTGGAAGAAATGTACACATTACCATTGCTCCGGATGTGTACGCTTACCTTGAAAGCTATAATACAGCCTCAAAAACGGGTAACAAGTTTACCATGGAAACGATAAAGGGCAATGAGCTTAAACAAAAATTTTCAGCAGAAAAAATTATTTGGCAGCCTAAAAAGGGAAAATGGAACCTTCAGAATTATCAGATAAGGACATTGGATAGCCTGGGTGAAAAAATCACAACGGGCGCTGAAATAGATACAACGATCAATCTTTCACCAAAAGATTTTGAAAGTGATTATAATTTGTTTGAAACCTTCACCTTGCCTGAACTCAATAATTACATTGACCTGCTCAGAAGCCGGGGTGCAGACGGACTAGAGGTATATCTAATTGAAAAATACATTCGGTTTACCCAACCTTTTGCCATTCTGATACTGACCGCAATCGGGGTTATTGTATCGGCACGCAAAAGCAGGAAAGGTGTTGGCTGGCAAATTGCGCTGGGTTTCATGCTGGCCTTCGTTTATATCCTGTTTTTCCTTTTATCCAAAGGAGTGGCAGAAGCTGGTACCATCAGTACATTGTTTGCAGTCTGGCTTCCAAATATTGTTTTCTCATTCATTGGATTGGTTTTGTATAAAACATTGCCAAGATAA
- a CDS encoding glycosyltransferase family 2 protein: MKPSRLLLVIPCYNEEAILRLTYSALKVYYDDIKAKGLISPDSKFCFVNDGSRDKTWEIIEELSILDEDVVGVKLSRNFGHQSAIMAGLEKNIDDFDCFITIDADLQDDINAITSMIEKHREGAMVVYGVRGDRSSDSWFKRSTAESFYVIMQKMGVPVVFNHADFRLMDRRVLQELGNFKEINLFLRGVVPLIGFRNDKVFYNRLERQAGETKYPLSKMILFAWNGITSFSTFPMRLVLYFGVFNFVVAMAIVVYILFSYLVGYTVPGWTSTMLPLTFFSGSNMMALGLIGEYIGKIYEEVKGRPRYIIEKIVNEQIL; encoded by the coding sequence ATGAAGCCTTCCCGCCTGCTTTTGGTTATACCATGTTACAATGAGGAAGCAATTTTGCGTTTAACCTATTCTGCATTAAAGGTTTATTATGATGACATCAAAGCAAAAGGGCTGATTTCACCGGATAGTAAATTTTGTTTTGTTAATGATGGCAGCAGGGACAAAACCTGGGAAATTATTGAAGAATTAAGCATTCTGGATGAAGATGTGGTAGGAGTGAAGTTGTCGAGAAATTTTGGACACCAGAGTGCAATTATGGCCGGGTTGGAAAAAAACATAGACGATTTCGATTGTTTTATCACCATCGACGCCGATTTGCAGGATGATATCAATGCCATTACCTCAATGATCGAAAAACACAGGGAAGGGGCAATGGTCGTTTACGGCGTTCGCGGCGACAGAAGTTCTGACAGCTGGTTTAAACGCTCAACAGCCGAAAGTTTCTATGTAATTATGCAAAAAATGGGCGTTCCGGTAGTATTCAATCATGCTGACTTCCGGTTGATGGACCGCAGGGTTTTGCAGGAACTGGGCAATTTCAAAGAAATTAATTTATTTCTGCGTGGCGTTGTTCCATTGATCGGCTTTAGAAATGATAAGGTTTTTTACAACCGGCTGGAACGCCAGGCCGGTGAAACCAAGTATCCTTTAAGTAAAATGATACTTTTTGCATGGAACGGAATTACTTCGTTTTCTACCTTTCCCATGCGGCTGGTACTTTATTTTGGTGTTTTTAATTTTGTCGTTGCCATGGCCATTGTGGTCTATATCCTTTTCTCCTATCTGGTAGGTTACACAGTTCCTGGCTGGACGTCCACCATGCTTCCGCTTACATTTTTTAGCGGGTCAAATATGATGGCATTAGGATTAATCGGCGAGTATATTGGTAAGATTTATGAAGAAGTAAAAGGCCGGCCACGTTATATAATCGAAAAAATTGTCAATGAACAGATTTTATAA
- a CDS encoding DUF6056 family protein, with the protein MNRFYKKYRSLGNGVNIILLISVLVPLLALSYYNQPSPADDYCYIDTVFKFGWLEAMNYYYSGWTGRYFGIFLNHTNPLILHWVNGFKVLPVILLSGLIYALYTLFRHLTPTLSRIAHLGFAGVVFFLYILQIGSIAEAFYWMAAFVTYTIPNILTLLWIVLVLRWYRQDTQPGRILFGTMSGFLIFAVIGSSETNLLVMILLIAAWWVYRILFHKKVDGFMITMLIIAAGSCYLFFSSPGNAARIGGNPLSGNLVFSVTSSFKKLAELSKNWFLQTPLLLFSFAWLAVLTRLSTGSRNYFSVPVWFAVLLFIGVLSAQLFPSYYGVGIDPTLRVINCVYFFFLIGWFYIIGVVYHYFRHLNFSKAPFQLSLTKYTILYLVLFLTIGYSFYKSANVRVIYTDLLKGKAAAFNRQNKERYALINDSKDSVVYLPPIYTQPVSLFVEDIKPNKDHWWNKCMAGYFGKEAIYLKEEHSGQK; encoded by the coding sequence ATGAACAGATTTTATAAGAAGTACAGAAGTTTAGGAAATGGGGTGAATATCATATTATTGATAAGCGTTCTTGTGCCCTTGCTGGCATTATCCTATTATAATCAGCCGTCTCCGGCAGATGATTATTGCTATATAGACACCGTTTTTAAATTCGGCTGGCTTGAAGCAATGAATTATTATTATTCGGGCTGGACAGGGCGATATTTTGGCATATTTCTCAACCACACCAACCCACTGATATTGCACTGGGTAAATGGTTTTAAGGTTTTGCCTGTGATTCTGCTCTCCGGATTGATCTACGCATTATATACCTTGTTCCGGCATCTGACTCCAACCTTATCCCGGATTGCACATTTGGGTTTTGCCGGTGTCGTCTTCTTTTTATACATCCTTCAAATCGGCAGTATTGCTGAGGCTTTTTACTGGATGGCGGCTTTCGTAACCTATACTATTCCCAATATTCTGACTTTACTCTGGATCGTTCTAGTATTACGGTGGTATCGCCAGGATACGCAGCCGGGGCGGATTTTATTCGGAACTATGTCTGGTTTTTTAATTTTTGCAGTAATTGGAAGCAGTGAAACCAATCTTTTGGTCATGATCCTGCTTATTGCGGCATGGTGGGTTTACCGGATTTTGTTCCATAAAAAGGTGGATGGTTTTATGATTACCATGCTGATCATCGCGGCTGGGTCATGCTACTTGTTTTTCAGTTCACCCGGGAATGCAGCGCGTATCGGCGGTAACCCTTTAAGCGGAAACCTGGTATTTTCAGTTACCTCATCATTCAAAAAACTGGCAGAACTAAGTAAAAACTGGTTTTTACAAACGCCATTATTGCTTTTCTCCTTTGCCTGGCTTGCTGTACTGACACGCTTATCTACCGGTTCGCGTAACTATTTTTCAGTGCCTGTATGGTTTGCCGTTTTATTATTTATCGGTGTACTTTCGGCCCAGTTATTCCCCTCGTATTACGGTGTAGGCATTGACCCAACGCTACGAGTAATCAATTGCGTTTACTTTTTCTTCCTGATTGGTTGGTTTTATATCATTGGAGTAGTCTATCATTATTTCAGGCATCTGAACTTTTCAAAAGCCCCATTTCAGCTTTCACTGACGAAATACACGATTCTGTATCTTGTATTATTTTTAACAATAGGTTATTCATTTTATAAAAGTGCCAATGTTCGTGTGATCTATACCGACCTGCTGAAAGGAAAAGCGGCGGCTTTTAACCGGCAGAACAAGGAGCGTTATGCTTTGATCAATGATTCAAAAGATTCTGTGGTTTATCTTCCGCCAATATATACGCAGCCTGTGTCTCTGTTTGTGGAAGATATAAAACCGAATAAAGATCATTGGTGGAATAAATGTATGGCCGGTTATTTTGGTAAAGAAGCCATTTACCTGAAAGAGGAACATAGTGGGCAAAAATAG